A single window of Synechococcus sp. C9 DNA harbors:
- a CDS encoding DUF697 domain-containing protein, whose protein sequence is MGETGIYPVRDWAALRGAWCYEQARVLATGSVRQRLEAKRLRVVVLGLVGRGKSSLLNALVGEPVFATGAVHGVTRGAQAVDWRVGEYPVELVDTPGLDEVGETAAVWELALGAELVLLVLSGDPNRLEINILSRLVRSGKPVIVVMNKMDQYPPAAQAQLQARWQGGKLARWVAGTDVVWVSAQPTGWQKTATGKVVRQSLPPQVEELRQVLVNQVQTLAPALLALNALHTTAQQPPLLAPPAQTEALIWRASTTKALAVAVNPLLGVDLLIGAAVDGALLLRLARRAGVTLTPVEASKLLYLIAGSLGGLGVGSSLLAGILAGGGLWLPYLALATGRGAVAGLATYLVGRLGWQYLVQGKTWGTGSPREQIHRLVGAIDQGAVLARLRQHLHYPPGDGIQ, encoded by the coding sequence ATGGGTGAAACGGGGATTTATCCGGTGCGGGATTGGGCGGCGCTACGGGGGGCGTGGTGCTATGAGCAGGCACGGGTTTTGGCGACTGGGTCGGTGCGCCAACGGTTAGAGGCCAAGCGGTTGCGGGTGGTGGTCTTGGGGTTGGTGGGGCGGGGTAAATCCAGTTTGTTGAATGCCCTGGTGGGGGAACCAGTGTTTGCCACGGGGGCGGTGCATGGGGTGACCCGGGGGGCGCAGGCGGTGGACTGGCGGGTGGGGGAATACCCTGTGGAATTGGTGGATACGCCGGGGTTGGATGAGGTGGGGGAAACGGCGGCGGTGTGGGAATTGGCGCTGGGGGCGGAGTTGGTCCTGTTGGTGCTGAGTGGCGACCCCAACCGTTTGGAAATCAATATCCTGTCCCGGTTGGTGCGTTCCGGCAAACCGGTGATCGTGGTGATGAACAAGATGGATCAGTATCCCCCGGCGGCGCAGGCCCAACTCCAGGCTCGCTGGCAGGGCGGCAAATTGGCCCGGTGGGTGGCTGGGACGGATGTGGTCTGGGTGTCAGCACAACCCACGGGCTGGCAGAAAACGGCGACGGGCAAGGTGGTACGGCAGTCCCTCCCTCCCCAAGTCGAGGAATTGCGCCAGGTGTTGGTCAACCAGGTGCAGACCCTTGCGCCCGCCCTCTTGGCCCTCAATGCCCTGCACACCACCGCTCAACAGCCCCCCTTGCTGGCTCCTCCTGCCCAAACCGAAGCCCTGATCTGGCGAGCCAGTACAACCAAAGCCCTGGCGGTGGCGGTGAATCCCCTGCTGGGGGTGGATTTGCTGATTGGGGCGGCGGTGGATGGTGCCCTCCTATTGCGGTTGGCACGGCGGGCGGGGGTGACCTTGACCCCGGTGGAAGCCAGCAAGTTGCTGTACCTGATCGCCGGCAGTTTGGGGGGGCTGGGGGTGGGAAGCAGTCTGCTGGCGGGCATTTTGGCGGGGGGCGGGTTGTGGTTGCCCTACTTGGCTCTAGCGACGGGGCGGGGGGCGGTGGCGGGGTTGGCCACCTATCTGGTGGGGCGGCTGGGGTGGCAGTACCTGGTGCAGGGCAAAACCTGGGGCACGGGCAGTCCCCGGGAGCAGATTCATCGGCTGGTGGGCGCCATTGACCAGGGGGCGGTCTTAGCCCGGTTGCGCCAGCATTTGCATTACCCCCCCGGGGATGGGATACAGTAA
- a CDS encoding DUF565 domain-containing protein has product MQQTRLNQIADQLGQTAQGWLKLPFSSWSLYLVAFFLGTFLAGAVSTTLGAVAQFDVVAMAVLLLATEILNRWVYSRRRVGLWLSLLNMLKIGFVGGMYLDALKLGS; this is encoded by the coding sequence GTGCAACAAACCCGGCTTAATCAGATTGCCGACCAGTTGGGGCAAACGGCGCAAGGGTGGCTGAAGTTACCCTTTTCCAGTTGGTCGCTGTACCTGGTGGCGTTTTTCCTGGGCACGTTTTTAGCCGGTGCCGTCAGCACCACCCTGGGAGCGGTTGCCCAGTTTGATGTGGTGGCGATGGCCGTCCTGCTCTTGGCCACCGAAATCCTGAACCGTTGGGTCTATAGTCGGCGGCGGGTGGGCTTATGGCTCTCGTTGCTGAATATGCTCAAGATCGGTTTTGTGGGCGGTATGTACCTGGATGCGCTCAAGCTGGGCAGTTAA
- a CDS encoding YtxH domain-containing protein: MSRNNAGAFLGGLVIGGVAGLVTGMVLAPRSGQETRRVLRKTAAALPELTTDLSDNLQLQAQRWQGILQTQWQDTWERLHMAINAGLEAGRQEHQRQQNRG, translated from the coding sequence ATGAGCCGGAACAATGCGGGGGCATTTTTGGGGGGCTTGGTGATCGGCGGGGTGGCCGGGTTGGTGACGGGGATGGTCTTAGCACCCCGTTCCGGTCAGGAAACCCGTCGGGTGCTCCGCAAAACGGCGGCGGCCTTACCGGAATTGACCACCGACCTCTCCGACAATCTCCAACTCCAGGCGCAACGCTGGCAAGGCATACTCCAGACCCAATGGCAGGACACCTGGGAACGCCTGCACATGGCGATTAATGCCGGGCTAGAGGCGGGGCGGCAAGAACACCAACGCCAACAGAACCGTGGCTGA
- a CDS encoding chlorophyll a/b-binding protein — protein MQEQTPAPKFGFTNFAETWNGRLAMLGFVIGIATELLTGKGILAQLGLM, from the coding sequence ATGCAAGAACAAACTCCTGCCCCCAAGTTTGGCTTCACCAACTTTGCGGAAACTTGGAACGGCCGTTTGGCGATGTTGGGCTTTGTGATCGGGATTGCGACCGAACTGTTGACCGGCAAAGGGATTTTGGCCCAACTGGGTCTGATGTAA
- the hisG gene encoding ATP phosphoribosyltransferase: MLVIALAKGALLGDSVARLSQVGMDFRPLLAADNRFLQMNDPHTGTQALLVRNQDVPVYVARGQAHLGIVGYDVLRESQAEVAQLVDLGFGHCRMSVAVRQDSPYTCALDLPAYSRVATKFSHCAREFFTALDLPVELVPLAGSVELGPITGMAEAIVDLVATGRTLRDNGLVERDVLFHSTARLIAHPLSYRLNQYGLQELTAQLERIQVHTAHKTDLEHIQQREP; encoded by the coding sequence ATGCTGGTCATTGCCCTGGCGAAGGGCGCCCTGCTGGGCGATAGCGTTGCTCGGTTATCCCAGGTGGGTATGGATTTTCGTCCCCTCCTGGCGGCGGATAACCGGTTTTTGCAGATGAACGACCCCCACACGGGCACCCAAGCCCTGCTGGTACGCAACCAGGATGTGCCGGTGTATGTGGCACGGGGGCAGGCGCATTTGGGCATCGTCGGCTATGATGTCCTGCGGGAATCCCAGGCGGAGGTCGCCCAGTTGGTGGATTTGGGGTTTGGTCACTGCCGGATGTCCGTGGCGGTGCGCCAGGATAGCCCCTACACCTGCGCTTTGGATTTGCCCGCCTACAGCCGGGTTGCCACCAAATTCAGCCATTGCGCCCGGGAATTTTTCACCGCTTTGGATTTGCCCGTGGAACTGGTGCCCCTGGCGGGTTCCGTGGAACTGGGCCCCATCACCGGCATGGCGGAAGCGATTGTGGATTTGGTCGCCACCGGCCGCACCCTGCGGGACAACGGTTTGGTGGAGCGGGATGTCTTATTCCACAGCACCGCCCGATTGATCGCCCATCCCCTCAGCTACCGGCTCAACCAGTACGGGTTGCAGGAATTAACTGCCCAGCTTGAGCGCATCCAGGTACATACCGCCCACAAAACCGATCTTGAGCATATTCAGCAACGAGAGCCATAA
- a CDS encoding chemotaxis protein: MDEMIQLEAMDYRVSDLPYTDYCVDPSTPGKEVWHRVQEDSELCGVILQREDQLVGMISRRRFLERMSRPYSLEIYLKRPIEAILELENVPVLEVPGDARIDEVAAAALNRPIELVYEPVVVIIPDQPPRLVDLHVLLLAQSQMLAATNAIVQQKTAELQSSLDRLTEEQNKVREYTRLLEIKQMENKQRNDLLQAQQEELSRKTKEIEELNQKFVRIGQILSLEGKKAFQATFSGVNSICNTTDQIISIGEALEKELEAVDSATKIIEDVSKQVRHLAVQAAVVANQSGGQLAGFGYITSEIGKLVSQTFEASSQVNRIASRFRSKIQENGEAARSTAETARSLIQKIQRAEVALTELEEAVGSALTPVSSPEEVQAVIRDGSDSSTRLQIVDEPTTQVQSEAQ, translated from the coding sequence ATGGACGAGATGATACAGCTGGAGGCGATGGACTATCGGGTGAGCGACCTGCCCTACACCGATTATTGCGTTGACCCCAGCACCCCTGGCAAGGAAGTCTGGCATCGGGTGCAGGAGGACTCGGAACTATGCGGGGTGATTTTGCAACGGGAGGATCAGTTGGTGGGGATGATTTCCCGGCGCCGCTTTTTGGAACGGATGAGCCGCCCTTATAGCCTGGAAATTTATCTAAAACGCCCCATCGAAGCCATTTTGGAACTGGAAAATGTACCCGTTTTAGAGGTGCCTGGGGACGCTCGCATTGATGAAGTTGCCGCCGCCGCCCTGAATCGTCCCATTGAATTGGTTTACGAACCCGTGGTGGTCATTATCCCCGACCAGCCCCCCCGCCTGGTGGATTTGCATGTGTTGCTCTTGGCTCAGTCGCAAATGTTGGCGGCTACCAATGCCATTGTGCAGCAAAAAACCGCTGAGCTTCAAAGCAGTTTAGACCGGTTGACCGAGGAACAAAACAAGGTGCGGGAATATACCCGTCTGTTGGAAATCAAACAGATGGAAAACAAACAGCGCAACGACCTGCTCCAGGCGCAACAGGAAGAACTGAGCCGCAAAACCAAGGAAATCGAAGAACTCAATCAGAAGTTCGTCCGCATTGGGCAAATCCTTTCTTTGGAGGGAAAAAAGGCATTCCAAGCCACGTTTTCCGGGGTCAATAGCATCTGCAATACCACGGATCAAATTATTAGCATTGGGGAAGCCCTGGAAAAGGAATTAGAAGCGGTAGATAGTGCCACCAAAATTATCGAGGATGTGAGTAAACAGGTGCGGCACTTGGCGGTACAGGCGGCGGTGGTTGCCAATCAATCCGGGGGGCAATTGGCTGGGTTCGGTTATATCACCTCGGAAATTGGTAAATTGGTGAGCCAAACCTTTGAAGCCAGTAGTCAGGTGAATCGGATCGCCAGCCGGTTTCGCAGTAAAATTCAAGAGAACGGGGAAGCGGCACGTTCCACGGCGGAAACCGCTCGTTCTCTCATCCAAAAAATTCAACGGGCGGAGGTTGCCCTCACCGAATTGGAGGAAGCGGTGGGCAGTGCTTTAACTCCGGTCAGTTCCCCGGAGGAGGTGCAAGCGGTGATTCGGGACGGAAGTGACTCCAGCACCCGTCTGCAAATTGTGGATGAGCCGACGACCCAGGTGCAGTCAGAAGCGCAATAA
- the def gene encoding peptide deformylase: MTSSTLAVSKTRLKTPPLQVELLGSKVLRQAAKRVTQINQELRDLVAQMLKTMYSKQGIGLAAPQVGILKQMLVVDIDPENPATPPLVVINPVLEAQSDACEIGEEGCLSIPGVFLPVKRPAQVTVSFKDEGGKLHRREFTGLTARVILHEMDHLQGVMFVDRVENPLALAQELSKNRFSLADVRRVRS; encoded by the coding sequence ATGACCAGTTCTACCCTAGCGGTGAGCAAAACTCGGTTGAAAACGCCACCCCTCCAGGTGGAACTTTTGGGTAGCAAGGTGTTGCGCCAGGCGGCCAAGCGAGTCACCCAAATTAATCAGGAATTGCGGGACTTGGTGGCGCAAATGCTCAAAACCATGTACAGCAAGCAGGGGATTGGGTTAGCCGCTCCCCAGGTGGGGATTTTGAAACAGATGTTGGTGGTGGATATTGACCCGGAAAATCCCGCTACGCCGCCTTTGGTTGTGATCAATCCGGTGCTGGAAGCCCAGAGCGACGCTTGTGAGATTGGCGAAGAGGGGTGTTTGAGCATTCCGGGGGTATTTTTACCGGTGAAGCGGCCGGCGCAGGTGACGGTGAGTTTTAAGGATGAGGGGGGCAAATTGCACCGACGGGAGTTTACGGGGCTGACGGCACGGGTGATTTTGCACGAAATGGACCATCTGCAGGGGGTGATGTTTGTGGACCGGGTGGAAAATCCCCTAGCGCTGGCGCAGGAATTGAGCAAAAACCGGTTTTCCCTGGCGGATGTGCGGCGGGTGCGGTCATGA
- a CDS encoding mechanosensitive ion channel — protein MDSWIALDWERLAPFLLNLMGALGIFIIAWIVATILSGVGQNVLKRTGLDNRLSELVSGTAEAPMQAGKLVGQIIFWLVIGLGLVGAFDVLKLTGISQPLTQLLNEVFAYAPKLLGGLILAVIAWVLATVTKLVVVRLSASLRMNQPVATVPRAEGEPVPVTMGETLGTVLYWFVLLFFLPLILDTLQLQGPLQPVQNLLNELLSALPRIFKAGLIGLVGWLVARLVRGITTNLLVTAGADRLGQSLGLPAAEADQPRLSGMAGAVVYVLILIPTVVAALEALEIRAISDPAVLMLNTILTALPRVFTAAAIMLAAYVAGRFVGELVTNLLTQVGFNQVVQGLGVPAPTESQKTPSQVMGLVVVGGVLQLGAIAATEVLEIPTLTAVVTGLLVIFGQVLVGLLVLAVGLYLANQVFRLIANGGTPQARLLAHGTRIALLAFVGAMALRQMGIAADIVNLAFGLLFGAVAIALAIAFGLGGREVVAQQLQEWRSQIKDSR, from the coding sequence ATGGATAGCTGGATTGCTTTGGATTGGGAGCGTTTGGCACCGTTTTTGTTGAATTTGATGGGTGCTTTAGGAATTTTTATTATTGCTTGGATTGTTGCCACCATTTTATCCGGTGTGGGTCAAAACGTTTTGAAACGGACGGGGCTGGACAATCGGCTTTCGGAGTTGGTTTCCGGTACGGCGGAAGCGCCGATGCAAGCAGGTAAGTTGGTCGGGCAAATCATTTTTTGGTTGGTGATTGGGCTGGGGTTGGTGGGTGCCTTCGATGTGCTGAAATTGACCGGCATTTCCCAACCTTTGACCCAGTTGTTAAACGAAGTGTTTGCCTATGCGCCCAAGCTGTTGGGGGGGCTGATTTTGGCGGTGATCGCCTGGGTGTTGGCGACGGTGACGAAGTTGGTGGTGGTGCGGTTGTCGGCTTCCTTGCGGATGAACCAGCCGGTGGCGACGGTACCTCGGGCGGAGGGGGAGCCGGTGCCGGTGACGATGGGCGAGACCCTGGGGACGGTTTTGTATTGGTTTGTACTGCTGTTTTTCCTGCCCTTGATTTTGGATACGTTGCAGTTACAGGGGCCGTTGCAACCGGTGCAAAACCTTTTGAATGAACTGTTGTCGGCGTTGCCCCGGATTTTCAAGGCGGGCTTAATTGGTCTGGTGGGTTGGCTGGTGGCTCGTTTGGTGCGGGGGATTACCACCAATTTGCTGGTCACGGCGGGGGCGGATCGCCTGGGGCAATCCTTGGGCTTACCGGCGGCGGAGGCGGATCAACCCCGTTTATCGGGTATGGCGGGGGCGGTGGTTTATGTATTGATTTTGATTCCCACGGTGGTGGCGGCGTTGGAGGCTTTGGAAATTCGGGCGATTTCCGACCCGGCGGTGTTGATGCTGAATACGATTTTGACGGCTCTGCCCCGGGTGTTTACGGCGGCGGCCATCATGCTGGCGGCCTATGTGGCGGGGCGGTTTGTGGGGGAACTGGTGACCAATCTGCTGACCCAGGTGGGCTTTAATCAGGTCGTGCAGGGGTTGGGAGTGCCTGCCCCGACGGAATCCCAGAAAACTCCCTCCCAGGTGATGGGGTTGGTGGTGGTGGGGGGTGTGCTCCAGTTAGGGGCGATTGCGGCAACGGAAGTGCTGGAAATCCCCACCTTGACGGCGGTGGTCACGGGTCTATTGGTGATTTTTGGGCAGGTCTTGGTGGGCTTGTTGGTGCTGGCGGTGGGGTTGTATTTGGCGAATCAGGTGTTTCGCTTGATTGCCAATGGGGGTACGCCCCAAGCCCGTTTGTTGGCGCATGGCACCCGGATTGCCCTGTTGGCATTTGTGGGGGCGATGGCACTGCGGCAGATGGGAATTGCGGCGGATATTGTCAACCTAGCGTTTGGACTGCTGTTTGGGGCGGTGGCGATTGCCCTGGCGATTGCCTTTGGTCTGGGGGGACGGGAAGTGGTGGCACAACAGTTGCAGGAATGGCGTTCCCAGATCAAGGACTCCCGTTAA
- the secF gene encoding protein translocase subunit SecF codes for MTWRVTQYQRLWWGISLAVILVGWVAMGILWVQTGFPLRPSIDFVGGTRLQLERDCRQGCPEPLTLPPLRAALEELGLANSSLQIVGGQGVSLRTRFLPPAERERVQAKLAQVMGKLNLNQTQIDSIGPTFGRQILVSGLLALVVAFLGIGVYLSFRFQVDYSVLAFVALAHDVLVTVGVFALLGLLAGVEVDTLFVVALLTIVGFSVNDTVVIYDRVRELLKLHGDWPIQEVVDTAVAQTLTRSVNTTLTTVLSLVAIVLFGGETLRWFAVALIVGFLSGAYSSIFIASTSLAWWRSRRATNPA; via the coding sequence ATGACGTGGCGGGTGACTCAATACCAACGCCTCTGGTGGGGGATTTCCCTGGCGGTGATTTTGGTCGGCTGGGTGGCGATGGGAATTCTGTGGGTGCAGACGGGGTTTCCCCTGCGGCCGAGCATTGATTTTGTGGGCGGTACGCGGTTGCAGTTGGAGCGGGATTGTCGCCAGGGGTGTCCTGAGCCGTTGACCTTGCCCCCCCTGCGGGCGGCCTTGGAGGAGTTGGGGCTGGCCAATAGCAGTTTGCAAATTGTCGGGGGGCAGGGGGTGTCCCTGCGGACTCGGTTTTTGCCACCGGCGGAACGGGAGCGGGTACAGGCGAAATTAGCCCAGGTGATGGGGAAATTGAACCTGAATCAAACCCAGATTGACAGCATTGGCCCCACGTTTGGCCGCCAAATTTTGGTCAGTGGCCTGTTGGCTTTGGTGGTGGCGTTCCTGGGGATTGGGGTTTATTTGTCGTTCCGGTTTCAGGTGGACTATTCGGTGTTGGCTTTTGTGGCCCTGGCCCATGATGTGCTGGTGACGGTGGGGGTGTTTGCCCTGTTGGGTCTGTTGGCGGGGGTGGAGGTGGATACCCTTTTTGTGGTGGCGTTGTTGACGATTGTGGGGTTTTCGGTAAATGATACGGTGGTGATCTACGACCGGGTGCGGGAATTGCTGAAACTGCATGGGGACTGGCCGATCCAGGAGGTGGTGGATACGGCGGTGGCGCAGACCTTGACCCGCTCGGTGAATACGACCTTGACCACGGTGTTGAGTTTGGTGGCGATTGTGCTGTTTGGGGGGGAAACCCTGCGCTGGTTTGCGGTGGCCCTGATTGTGGGCTTTTTAAGTGGCGCCTATTCGAGTATCTTTATTGCCAGTACGTCCCTGGCCTGGTGGCGGAGTCGTCGTGCAACAAACCCGGCTTAA
- a CDS encoding tetratricopeptide repeat protein, with amino-acid sequence MDFVLQSSYLLGLLTLLVVAAVLVARQVWRTRSTETRLNQLQRAVTEGTATPADYYELGSIYLRKKLYVQCINQLQKAIKNWDENDPEGLAKVYNALGYAYFSQEQYDLAIRQYREALKCQPQYVTAMNNLGHAYEKKKLTAPALEMYEQALQIAPDNPTAKQRANALRKRLAPAG; translated from the coding sequence GTGGATTTTGTCCTGCAGTCGTCCTATCTGTTGGGGTTGTTGACCCTGTTGGTGGTGGCCGCTGTCCTGGTGGCACGGCAGGTCTGGCGCACCCGCAGTACGGAAACCCGGCTCAACCAATTGCAGCGGGCGGTCACCGAGGGAACGGCTACCCCGGCGGACTACTACGAATTGGGCAGTATTTATCTGCGTAAAAAACTGTATGTGCAGTGCATCAATCAACTGCAAAAAGCGATCAAAAATTGGGATGAAAATGACCCGGAGGGCTTAGCTAAAGTCTATAACGCTTTGGGCTATGCCTATTTCAGCCAAGAGCAATACGACCTCGCCATTCGCCAGTACCGGGAAGCCCTCAAATGCCAACCCCAGTATGTGACCGCTATGAATAATTTGGGGCACGCCTACGAAAAGAAAAAACTCACCGCCCCAGCCCTGGAAATGTATGAACAGGCGTTGCAAATTGCCCCGGACAATCCTACGGCGAAACAACGTGCCAATGCCCTA
- a CDS encoding bifunctional oligoribonuclease/PAP phosphatase NrnA, with translation MNNEPTDPHNPPVLASNPPPEAGVTAAVEDSPTAPNGLALNGNHQGSMVLATPTGERTRRFNDHRLDELHRLLTKHGGERHLVILQDFPDPDALSCGWAYLLIAQQYDIRCDLVYAGTISHQENIALVKLTGMPVQNWPASTLKDRDWQSYQGCVFVDNQGATSQLTQWVHQLELPVLAVIDHHTGGDIAADFVDIRPHIKATATILTQYLQGELLVLDRNVAEHIKCATALIHGIRSDTNGLLQAQEEDLLAVAYLSRYYDPQLLRSILQVNRSKQAMDVIERALKNRMIQNNFSLAGVGYLRYDARDAIPQAADFLVTEDNVHTAVVYGIVYDKDRERELVIGSLRTTKLTLDPDEFLKEAFGHDPQGRFFGGGRSQAGGFEIPMGFLAGLNDNPNYANLKWEVYDTQIKQKLLRLISPEKQVQVT, from the coding sequence ATGAATAACGAACCGACCGACCCACATAACCCGCCCGTCCTCGCATCGAACCCCCCACCTGAAGCTGGGGTAACAGCGGCGGTGGAAGACAGCCCCACGGCGCCGAATGGTCTGGCTCTCAACGGCAATCATCAGGGCAGTATGGTCTTGGCGACCCCGACCGGGGAACGAACCCGGCGTTTCAATGACCACCGTTTGGATGAACTGCACCGCCTGCTGACCAAACATGGGGGGGAACGGCATCTGGTGATTTTGCAGGATTTCCCCGACCCGGATGCCCTCTCCTGCGGCTGGGCGTACCTGTTGATTGCCCAACAGTATGACATTCGCTGTGACCTGGTGTATGCCGGTACCATTAGCCATCAGGAAAATATTGCCCTGGTGAAATTGACCGGGATGCCGGTGCAAAACTGGCCCGCTTCCACCCTGAAGGACCGGGATTGGCAGAGTTACCAGGGGTGTGTGTTTGTGGATAACCAGGGGGCGACCAGCCAGTTGACCCAGTGGGTACACCAGCTGGAATTGCCGGTGCTGGCGGTGATTGACCACCATACGGGGGGGGATATTGCGGCGGATTTTGTGGATATTCGCCCGCATATCAAGGCGACGGCGACGATTTTGACCCAGTATCTCCAGGGGGAATTGTTGGTTTTAGACCGGAATGTGGCGGAACACATCAAGTGTGCAACCGCTTTGATCCACGGCATCCGCTCGGACACCAATGGTCTGCTCCAAGCCCAGGAGGAGGATTTGCTGGCAGTGGCGTACCTGAGCCGTTATTATGACCCCCAACTCTTGCGCTCCATTCTCCAGGTGAATCGCAGTAAACAGGCGATGGATGTGATCGAGCGGGCGTTGAAAAATCGCATGATCCAAAATAATTTTTCCCTGGCGGGGGTCGGCTATCTGCGCTACGATGCCCGGGATGCGATTCCCCAGGCGGCTGATTTTTTGGTCACGGAGGACAATGTGCATACGGCGGTGGTGTATGGCATTGTTTATGACAAGGACCGGGAGCGGGAGTTGGTGATTGGTTCCCTGCGGACGACCAAATTGACCCTGGACCCGGACGAGTTTTTGAAAGAGGCTTTTGGGCATGACCCCCAGGGGCGGTTTTTTGGCGGGGGGCGGTCCCAGGCGGGGGGTTTTGAGATTCCCATGGGGTTTTTGGCGGGGTTGAATGACAATCCCAATTACGCCAATTTGAAATGGGAGGTGTACGACACCCAAATTAAGCAAAAACTCCTGCGGTTGATCAGCCCGGAAAAGCAAGTACAGGTCACCTGA
- the der gene encoding ribosome biogenesis GTPase Der: MSLPIVAVVGRPNVGKSTLVNRIAGDHSAIVYDQPGMTRDRNYRPAFWQDREFLIVDTGGLVFADDTEFLPQIRQQAMTAIAESQAVIFLVDGQTGPTAGDAEIAQWLRQQPLPVFLAVNKCESVTQGLTQAAQFWELGLGEPYPISAGHGSGVGDLLDALVPHLPPVVGGSAPEAIHVAIIGRPNVGKSSLLNALVGEERAIVSPIAGTTRDSVDTLVERDGQAYWLIDTAGIRRKKYVDYGPEFFSINRAFKAIRRADVVLLVLDVTAGVTDQDLKLANRVIQEGRACVIVANKWDALPKDSHTLPLVERQLRSRLYFLDWADCLFISAKTGQRVEKILPLVQSAAESHRRRVATAVINEVLAEATAWQSPPANRQGRQGRIYYGTQVQSQPPTIALFVNDPKLFKDNYRRYLNHQFREHLGFRGSPVQLIWRGKTARQAQRHTP; this comes from the coding sequence ATGTCCCTGCCCATTGTCGCCGTGGTTGGCCGACCCAACGTGGGCAAATCCACCCTGGTGAATCGGATTGCCGGGGATCACTCGGCGATTGTCTATGACCAACCAGGCATGACCCGGGATCGCAACTACCGGCCCGCCTTTTGGCAAGACCGGGAATTTTTGATCGTGGATACGGGCGGCTTGGTCTTTGCGGACGACACGGAGTTTCTCCCCCAAATTCGCCAGCAGGCGATGACGGCGATAGCTGAGTCCCAGGCGGTTATTTTTTTGGTGGATGGGCAAACTGGCCCTACCGCTGGGGATGCGGAAATTGCCCAGTGGTTGCGCCAACAGCCCCTGCCCGTATTCCTGGCGGTGAACAAATGCGAATCCGTCACCCAGGGGTTGACCCAGGCCGCCCAATTTTGGGAACTGGGGCTGGGGGAACCCTATCCCATCTCCGCCGGGCATGGCTCCGGGGTGGGGGATTTGTTAGATGCGCTGGTGCCCCATTTACCCCCAGTCGTGGGTGGCTCTGCCCCAGAAGCGATCCATGTGGCGATCATCGGGCGGCCCAATGTGGGCAAATCCAGTTTATTAAACGCCCTGGTGGGGGAAGAACGGGCGATTGTCAGCCCCATTGCCGGTACCACCCGGGACAGCGTGGACACCCTGGTGGAGCGGGACGGGCAAGCCTACTGGTTGATTGACACCGCCGGGATTCGCCGCAAAAAATATGTGGACTACGGCCCAGAATTTTTCAGCATCAACCGGGCCTTTAAGGCCATCCGGCGGGCGGACGTGGTGCTGTTGGTTTTGGATGTCACCGCAGGGGTCACGGATCAGGACTTGAAACTGGCCAACCGGGTGATCCAAGAAGGCCGAGCCTGCGTCATCGTCGCCAATAAATGGGATGCCCTGCCCAAGGACAGCCATACCCTGCCTTTAGTGGAACGGCAACTGCGGAGCCGATTGTATTTCCTGGACTGGGCGGATTGCCTGTTCATCAGTGCCAAAACCGGCCAACGGGTGGAAAAAATTCTCCCCCTCGTGCAGTCCGCCGCTGAATCCCACCGCCGCCGGGTCGCCACCGCCGTCATCAATGAAGTCCTCGCCGAAGCCACCGCCTGGCAATCCCCCCCCGCCAACCGCCAAGGCCGCCAGGGGCGCATCTACTACGGCACCCAAGTCCAAAGCCAGCCCCCCACCATCGCCCTATTTGTCAACGACCCCAAACTGTTCAAGGACAACTACCGCCGCTACCTCAACCACCAATTTCGGGAACATCTGGGCTTCCGGGGCAGTCCGGTTCAGCTGATCTGGCGGGGCAAAACCGCACGCCAAGCCCAACGCCACACCCCCTAA